From Coffea arabica cultivar ET-39 chromosome 2e, Coffea Arabica ET-39 HiFi, whole genome shotgun sequence, the proteins below share one genomic window:
- the LOC140036450 gene encoding uncharacterized protein has product MTQINKAISEWIECKEAQTATMEQEEIREPKEEDKRWVPPREKCIRINIDAAVQTSRGKAGWGIVTRNSEGKLISTWAIPQKCSSEPTVEEELAIQMALMKAKQKGWKEIKIRSDCKNVVGKLQENSAENVYCTTILKDIIKLKNEFDVCIFSFTRRIDNVVSHTLANFALSLITVVTWERNFPTWLNTLTKEDMIEQLLRIL; this is encoded by the coding sequence ATGACACAGATCAACAAGGCCATATCAGAATGGATAGAGTGCAAAGAAGCACAAACAGCTACAATGGAACAAGAGGAGATCAGAGAGCctaaagaagaagataaaagaTGGGTTCCACCAAGGGAGAAATGCATCAGAATCAATATAGATGCAGCGGTACAGACATCAAGAGGGAAAGCTGGATGGGGTATAGTGACTAGAAACTCAGAAGGGAAACTGATCTCCACGTGGGCAATTCCTCAAAAATGTTCTTCAGAACCAACTGTGGAAGAAGAATTAGCCATACAAATGGCCTTAATGAAAGCTAAACAGAAAGGATGGAAGGAAATAAAGATTCGATCAGATTGCAAAAATGTAGTAGGGAAGCTGCAAGAAAACTCTGCTGAGAATGTGTACTGCACTACAATTCTGAAGGATATTATCAAGTTGAAGAACGAGTTTGATGTTTGCATTTTCTCTTTCACTAGAAGAATAGACAATGTAGTTAGTCATACGCTGGCAAATTTTGCTCTGAGCTTGATTACTGTTGTAACCTGGGAAAGAAACTTCCCAACTTGGCTCAATACGCTAACCAAGGAAGATATGATAGAGCAGTTGCTCAGAATTTTGTAA